One Deltaproteobacteria bacterium DNA segment encodes these proteins:
- a CDS encoding ethanolamine ammonia-lyase reactivating factor EutA produces the protein MVEDIEGVEMFSLTSVGIDIGSSTSHLVFSHLTLRREGAGLSARFRVTDREVLYRSPIMLTPYSSGTLIDTAKVEDFIHESYRVAGYTHDDIDTGAVVITGEALNKENSRPILEYFAKDSGKFICASAGPNHEALLAAYGCGAVDLSKSAGATVLNIDMGGGTTKLSVIREGTVTQTAAISVGARLIAFDENDVVTRVELPATFITKELGTPVEVGQTITDDVKRAFAAYMGTYLFNVIQAKPLSDLEAHLLVTDQLPGYEGLNSIDHIVFSGGVSEHIYDHDTPSFGDVGPHLGKEIRERIDELNRADLVKEPTEGIRATVIGAGEYTIQASGNTSYISSETPLPVYGLQVVKALIDENSDMQGTIRTALAKFDLEKYKPGLALALGLQGVPNYKFIRRVAEGIAAVVNDAEESQDEDLNVFLILDMDVAKSLGGILKEELKIAPEIIAVDGIDVGDLDFIDVGSAMGVTEVIPVTIRSFMFPESRLV, from the coding sequence ATCGTGGAGGACATCGAAGGGGTCGAGATGTTCTCGCTCACCAGCGTGGGCATCGACATCGGCTCCTCCACCTCGCACCTGGTCTTCTCCCATCTGACCCTCAGGCGGGAGGGGGCCGGGCTCTCGGCCCGGTTCAGGGTCACCGACCGGGAGGTGCTGTACCGTTCACCCATAATGCTGACGCCGTACAGCTCCGGCACGCTCATCGACACGGCCAAGGTGGAGGACTTCATACACGAGTCCTACCGCGTGGCCGGCTACACCCACGACGACATCGACACCGGCGCCGTGGTGATCACCGGGGAGGCCCTCAACAAGGAGAACTCCCGCCCTATCCTCGAGTACTTCGCCAAGGATTCCGGCAAGTTCATCTGCGCCTCCGCCGGACCCAACCACGAAGCGCTGCTGGCGGCCTACGGCTGCGGCGCGGTGGACCTGTCGAAATCGGCCGGCGCCACGGTGCTCAACATCGACATGGGCGGCGGCACCACCAAGCTGTCGGTCATTCGGGAAGGAACGGTGACGCAGACTGCGGCCATCAGCGTGGGCGCCCGTCTCATCGCCTTTGACGAAAACGACGTGGTGACGCGGGTGGAGCTCCCGGCCACGTTCATCACCAAGGAGCTGGGCACGCCGGTGGAGGTGGGTCAGACGATCACGGACGACGTCAAAAGGGCGTTCGCCGCCTACATGGGGACCTATCTCTTCAACGTCATCCAGGCGAAGCCGTTGTCCGATCTTGAGGCACACCTGTTGGTGACCGATCAGCTACCCGGCTACGAGGGCCTGAACAGCATCGACCACATCGTTTTCTCCGGCGGGGTCTCGGAACACATCTACGACCACGATACGCCGTCCTTCGGCGACGTCGGCCCCCATCTGGGTAAAGAGATCCGGGAGCGCATCGACGAGCTCAACCGGGCGGACCTGGTCAAGGAGCCCACGGAAGGTATCCGCGCCACCGTCATCGGCGCTGGCGAGTACACCATCCAGGCCAGCGGCAACACCAGCTACATCTCCAGCGAGACGCCGCTTCCGGTTTACGGCCTGCAGGTGGTGAAGGCGCTCATCGACGAGAATTCCGACATGCAGGGCACCATCCGGACGGCGCTGGCCAAGTTCGACCTGGAGAAATACAAGCCGGGTCTGGCCCTGGCCCTGGGCCTGCAGGGCGTGCCCAACTACAAGTTCATCCGGCGCGTGGCCGAGGGCATCGCCGCGGTCGTCAACGACGCGGAAGAGTCGCAAGACGAGGATCTGAACGTGTTTCTGATCCTGGACATGGACGTGGCCAAATCGCTCGGGGGCATCCTCAAGGAAGAGCTGAAGATCGCGCCCGAAATCATTGCGGTCGACGGCATTGACGTGGGTGACCTGGACTTCATCGACGTCGGCAGCGCCATGGGCGTCACCGAGGTCATCCCGGTCACCATCCGCTCATTCATGTTTCCGGAGAGCCGGCTGGTCTAA
- a CDS encoding xanthine dehydrogenase family protein molybdopterin-binding subunit, producing MAETHSVGVPTPRIDGEYKVSGKAKYAVDVTFPDMLWGKILRSPISYGRIKSIDTSKAMQVPGVVGILTGEDVAGLRIGRRVVDMPIVADGIVRFIGEKVAAVSAETEDAAEEAAALIEVEYEEMDPVLDPVEAMESSSPLLHPEVHTYKGLPQKLAGPTNRVIYVSWEKGEIEKGFAEADVIVENTFTTPKVHQAYIEPHSCVAKTDPATGAAEIWACSKVPYGIRGQVAAAVQVDPESIVVHPCYIGGDFGGKGDFMDIALCYSLSKKSGGRPVKIVMDYDEEFIAGNPRHASIIKVKTGAKKDGTITAHHMDFIFDTGAYCAFKPNGILGGPQKSPGPYNMPNTFVEEHMVYTNQVPCGHMRSPGDPQGFFANESQLDLLAEALGMNPADLRKKNLLEGVADSPVGEKVDYVGSNAVFDKALDEVKYYEPRPKNVGKGIGLVQWSVNGGKGLVKFRLDDTGTLTVSSAMLDQGVGTFTLLEQMAEQELKIPAESIKFEHFDTSVGIQDSGLGGSRGTRVYGNAGYDGIMKTREELLDAGANALDAPREDLDLADGEVVHKSAGRGLSYADVVKKKGSAIETEGLYDDTSKVADAAMCAQIAEVEVDPETGNVELKRLVTSHSTGTILNPLMHQGQIEGASMTGIGYGLMEHLMVDDGKVTTANFGDYKIPTVRDVPELTTLVTEHKRGPGPYNSMAIGETANIPTAGAIANAVADAVGVRITSLPITSEKVFEALNRKS from the coding sequence ATGGCGGAAACGCACAGCGTGGGAGTTCCCACACCCCGGATCGACGGTGAATACAAGGTAAGCGGCAAGGCCAAGTACGCGGTGGACGTGACGTTCCCCGACATGCTCTGGGGCAAGATCCTGCGCAGCCCCATCTCCTACGGCCGCATCAAAAGCATCGACACCAGCAAGGCCATGCAGGTGCCCGGCGTGGTCGGCATCCTCACCGGCGAAGACGTTGCCGGACTGCGCATCGGCCGGCGTGTGGTGGACATGCCCATCGTGGCGGACGGCATCGTGCGCTTCATCGGCGAGAAGGTGGCGGCGGTGTCCGCCGAGACGGAAGACGCGGCCGAGGAGGCCGCCGCGCTCATCGAGGTCGAGTATGAGGAAATGGATCCCGTGCTGGATCCCGTCGAGGCCATGGAATCCTCGTCGCCGCTGCTTCACCCGGAGGTCCACACCTACAAGGGACTGCCCCAGAAGCTCGCCGGCCCCACCAACCGGGTGATCTACGTCAGTTGGGAGAAGGGCGAGATCGAGAAAGGGTTCGCCGAGGCGGACGTCATCGTCGAGAACACCTTCACCACGCCCAAGGTCCACCAGGCCTACATCGAGCCGCATTCCTGCGTGGCCAAGACCGACCCGGCCACGGGCGCGGCCGAGATCTGGGCGTGCAGCAAGGTACCCTACGGCATCCGCGGCCAGGTAGCCGCCGCGGTGCAGGTGGACCCCGAGTCTATCGTCGTGCATCCGTGCTACATCGGCGGCGACTTCGGCGGCAAGGGCGACTTCATGGACATCGCCCTGTGCTACTCGCTGTCGAAGAAGAGCGGCGGACGGCCGGTCAAGATCGTCATGGACTACGACGAGGAGTTCATCGCCGGCAACCCGCGCCACGCTTCCATCATCAAGGTCAAGACCGGCGCCAAGAAGGACGGCACCATCACCGCCCATCACATGGACTTCATCTTCGATACCGGCGCCTACTGCGCGTTCAAGCCCAACGGCATCTTGGGCGGACCGCAGAAGTCCCCCGGCCCCTACAACATGCCCAACACCTTCGTGGAAGAGCACATGGTGTACACCAACCAGGTGCCGTGCGGGCACATGCGCTCGCCGGGCGATCCGCAGGGATTCTTCGCCAACGAGAGCCAGCTCGACCTGCTGGCCGAGGCGCTGGGCATGAATCCGGCGGACCTGCGCAAGAAAAACCTGCTGGAGGGTGTCGCGGATTCGCCCGTGGGCGAGAAGGTCGACTACGTCGGCTCCAACGCGGTGTTCGACAAGGCCCTCGACGAGGTCAAGTACTACGAGCCCCGGCCCAAGAACGTCGGCAAGGGCATCGGCCTCGTGCAGTGGTCGGTGAACGGCGGCAAGGGGCTGGTGAAGTTCAGGCTCGACGATACCGGTACCCTGACGGTTTCGTCCGCCATGCTGGACCAGGGCGTCGGCACCTTCACGCTGCTGGAGCAGATGGCGGAGCAGGAGCTCAAGATTCCGGCCGAGAGCATCAAGTTCGAGCACTTCGACACCAGCGTCGGCATCCAGGACTCCGGCCTCGGCGGCAGCCGCGGCACCCGGGTGTACGGCAACGCCGGCTACGACGGCATCATGAAGACCCGTGAGGAGTTGCTGGACGCCGGCGCCAACGCGTTGGACGCTCCCAGGGAAGACCTCGACCTCGCCGACGGCGAGGTGGTGCACAAGAGCGCCGGCCGGGGCCTCAGTTATGCCGACGTGGTCAAGAAGAAGGGCTCGGCCATCGAGACCGAGGGGCTCTACGACGACACGTCCAAGGTGGCGGACGCCGCCATGTGCGCGCAGATCGCCGAGGTGGAGGTGGACCCCGAAACCGGCAACGTCGAGCTCAAGCGTCTGGTCACGAGCCACAGCACCGGCACCATCCTGAACCCGCTGATGCACCAGGGCCAGATCGAAGGCGCCAGCATGACCGGCATCGGCTACGGCCTGATGGAGCACCTCATGGTGGACGACGGCAAGGTCACCACCGCCAACTTCGGCGACTACAAGATCCCCACGGTCCGGGACGTCCCGGAACTGACCACGCTGGTGACCGAGCACAAGCGCGGCCCCGGCCCCTACAACAGCATGGCCATCGGCGAGACCGCCAACATCCCCACGGCCGGCGCCATCGCCAACGCCGTGGCCGACGCCGTCGGCGTCCGCATCACGTCGCTGCCGATTACGTCCGAGAAGGTATTCGAGGCATTGAACCGGAAGAGCTAG
- a CDS encoding HigA family addiction module antitoxin: protein MRRDGMAIPAIHPGEHLAEELKEAGMSAAAIARLLQVPTNRITEILNGRRAVTGDTALRLGHFFGTSAEFWLNLQKLYDLRVAEEKAGKGIRALPTLKDRHAVGE from the coding sequence ATTAGGAGAGACGGCATGGCCATCCCCGCAATTCATCCGGGCGAGCATCTGGCTGAAGAATTGAAGGAGGCCGGCATGAGCGCGGCTGCGATTGCGCGATTGCTTCAGGTGCCTACCAACCGCATTACCGAGATACTCAACGGGCGGCGCGCCGTCACGGGTGACACGGCCCTCCGGCTGGGGCACTTCTTCGGCACCAGCGCGGAGTTCTGGTTGAACTTGCAGAAGCTGTACGACTTGCGGGTGGCAGAGGAGAAAGCAGGCAAGGGAATTCGGGCGCTGCCGACGCTCAAGGATCGTCACGCTGTGGGTGAGTGA
- the apaG gene encoding Co2+/Mg2+ efflux protein ApaG has translation MGSSTAVTRGVRVDVTTQYDPNRSFPEHNRWFYLYTVEISNEGSETVQLVSRHWIITDATGHVEEVKGPGVVGESPVLEEGQSFEYTSGCPLSTPYGTMHGTYQMVTADGDRFDAQIGEFLLGEPQSLH, from the coding sequence TTGGGTAGCTCAACGGCCGTCACGCGCGGCGTCCGGGTCGATGTCACGACCCAATACGACCCCAACCGCTCGTTTCCCGAGCACAACCGCTGGTTCTATCTCTACACCGTGGAGATCAGCAACGAAGGCTCGGAGACCGTGCAGCTCGTAAGCCGCCACTGGATCATCACCGACGCCACCGGCCACGTGGAGGAGGTCAAGGGACCGGGCGTCGTGGGCGAGAGCCCCGTGCTGGAGGAAGGCCAGTCCTTCGAGTACACCTCCGGCTGCCCCCTCTCCACCCCCTACGGCACCATGCACGGCACCTACCAGATGGTCACCGCCGACGGCGACCGCTTCGACGCCCAGATCGGCGAGTTTTTGCTCGGCGAGCCGCAGTCGCTGCACTAG
- a CDS encoding type II toxin-antitoxin system RelE/ParE family toxin, protein MIVSYGDKRTKAFADGARISAFSGFERAARLKLDRLEAAYSLKDVAALPGNHFEALKGDRKGQFSIRINEQWRICFEWPQGFPGPAGVEIVDYH, encoded by the coding sequence ATGATCGTCAGCTATGGCGACAAACGCACCAAGGCGTTTGCAGATGGTGCCCGGATCAGCGCTTTCTCGGGTTTCGAACGTGCCGCCAGGTTGAAACTTGACAGACTGGAAGCAGCTTACTCGCTCAAGGATGTCGCCGCATTGCCGGGCAACCATTTCGAAGCCCTCAAAGGCGACCGTAAGGGACAGTTCAGCATTCGTATCAACGAACAATGGCGGATTTGCTTTGAGTGGCCGCAGGGGTTCCCTGGACCGGCAGGTGTAGAGATCGTTGACTACCATTAG
- a CDS encoding SUMF1/EgtB/PvdO family nonheme iron enzyme: MHSGTTASVPKRFLWLALTLLLAAVTGAREGRSEVLDPAEVTNRQYRQFIHATGRPAPEHWTEGMHPEGSASDPVVLVTWNDAVAFCQWAGGKRLPTVAEWQAACNGGNLKKQADIWEWTSTEVGTEGDSFKALCGPSGECDCSHRYRPHWRNAVKGFRCAGGTSPLALQRERPGSATIAYCRAVVPLSDFVRVRPAGSPET, encoded by the coding sequence ATGCACTCCGGCACCACCGCATCCGTTCCGAAAAGGTTCTTGTGGCTTGCCCTGACGCTGCTTCTGGCGGCGGTGACGGGAGCGCGGGAAGGCCGGTCCGAGGTCCTCGACCCGGCCGAGGTGACCAACCGCCAGTACCGGCAATTCATCCATGCCACCGGCCGCCCCGCGCCGGAGCATTGGACGGAAGGCATGCACCCCGAAGGATCGGCGTCCGATCCCGTGGTGCTGGTGACCTGGAACGATGCGGTGGCCTTTTGCCAGTGGGCGGGGGGAAAGCGTCTGCCCACCGTTGCCGAATGGCAGGCGGCGTGCAACGGCGGTAACCTGAAGAAGCAGGCCGACATCTGGGAGTGGACCTCCACGGAGGTGGGAACGGAGGGCGATTCCTTCAAGGCCCTGTGCGGACCTTCGGGGGAATGCGACTGCTCACACCGCTACCGGCCCCATTGGCGCAACGCGGTGAAGGGGTTCCGTTGCGCGGGCGGCACGTCGCCGTTGGCGCTCCAACGAGAACGGCCCGGCAGCGCAACGATTGCGTACTGCCGGGCCGTGGTTCCTCTGAGTGATTTCGTTAGGGTTAGACCAGCCGGCTCTCCGGAAACATGA